Genomic window (Mya arenaria isolate MELC-2E11 chromosome 16, ASM2691426v1):
AATAAAATGTATGATTACACCATAATGTAAATACTAGGTAAAAGTCCCATAAAGTTGGGCGTATAAGAAAGTCCCAAACAAAGTCCAAATTACCCTTTTTATATGGTAATCTTCTTTGAAAATAGTTggaaataaaatagataaaggCACTACGAATAGGCATTTctggtgaattcagccgtgctggataACTCTTTCTAGCACACCCGATGGACATTCCGGTGACGTCAACCGTGCTGGAAAAATGCCATCTGGCAtcccagatgagtcacgcgctgtgacgtaataatttttatttcttttattatatattttatgtaaccATGATTATGAggtttcaatagatgagttccatacACAGTAACTTTGCAAAAGTTtacctttaaacaaaataacccttaaaagacgtgatgaCGAAGGAACGTATTGACTTatgaaatgaatacaaataactGCGCGTCATGGCGTCAGTGAACATAATTGCACGCGGTTTTTGGCgaattttacaaacattagCTCTTCtatgtatttttaacattgtttttatttaaggtGTGCCAGAAGAATATAATTAATCTGGCACTCACCATACACGTAATTCTTTTTAGTTCTTTTGTAATAAACTAAAtgcaatcatattttttttatttcaatggaCGATTTCCGTAACATTTaagttaacaaaaatataacttaagaacaaataaaataacctGAAACGACGTTATATTGAAGAACCTTcatgacgtatgcagtgaataaaaatcgtTGCGCGTCGTCAAGTCAGTAAATATCaccgcacgcgctttttggtgatatgCACAAACATGTAATTcagtttacaaaaaataattccagGTATGCTAGAAGAAATATCAATGATATGTGTCCGGTCAGGAAAGAAAAACCCGCCCCgcgggcacctgcgttgccttGTAACGGGGCTTGCTTGCCTGAGGTTCGGATTTTCTATCCGATCCggaaacatatataattaatgaacaaataacataaaataactacaccttaacacaaataattaaatatccatatattagtgatgaaacgattatcgagtacaatcgataaatcgtcgctgacaatgctatgtcggcgataatcgatagtggttgtccaaaatcgatgtcgctaatgtaaCTTCCGGTAACAACGTATTTTTTGTTATGCGATAAAAGAAGAGTGCGGTGAATGTAAATACTTTGGCTTAAAAACTGACAAACTCCctaaattatcaattgtttttaatttagtggtttatatatttcataaaaccacAATAATCTATCGctatggtgtagtgggtccggtcttacctgcaaataccggggatcccggctcgatgcattctgtttttgaaaccttttttgtatcgtttattattaacaaatttacttttttgtgaaaagtttatgaaataaggatattttgataaaatcttcAATATTACCGGTTATTGGATGATAAGCTGGTTAGCAAATaattaatatgcttttacatggataaaatgcttAGATAACTTACATGATGCGGTGTGCAtgattttgcaattgatgtacACTTATTAAGTACAcgtatgtgttttgttgttatgtttttcgttacgttattaaagacagaaaaaggttatgtATATTTgcttactgttgcaaaaagcatgattATAGCATCACACGTGCTGATTTcaggttaaaccatttaaatgatcatgattatactataaaaatgtattcctAAAGGATATTATAagctttcgattattgtccgatagtaaatcgaaatactTGGTCCGATACGATTCGATtgtcgatagcaaatggagtccgattttcaaacactaccatatatatagaaaataaaaagtcGATATAGTTCTTGTGTTTATAAATTATCAGGTGGTTCAACAAGTTTCCGAACGCATTGACCACCAAAAGCTTGGTCAAAGTGATGCCTGGGTGTCTGAAGAATCAGCTGCTACACTTGAAGATCTCGAAAACAAAGTAACTGCGATGGCTAATGAGTCGTCTGCGAAACAAGAAGTTCTGGAACAGAAAGTAAATGAAATTCACAATGCCGTTAAACTAATGGGTACGGGAATGGCAACCGTTGCAAACACATTAAATAGAGTAAAACGTGGTTTTGCAAAAGAAAAACTCTCAATGTTAAACGAAGTAGTGGCGCTCAAAGAAGCTACTGCCAATGTAAAGAAAGCTATCGAAGATGTTTTTGTAGATTTCAATAAAACCATGGATACCATAGAGCATAGACAAACTGAGAttataacaaaactaaaaaCCGATATTGAAACAATGGTGACTTATGCCTCTGATAACATAGCGGAGACTGTTGAAAATGAATCACTGAAGGCAACACGTTTATTACAAGACACGTTAAACTACATTGGCAAAAACGTGCAACAGCTGTCAAGTGAGATTTCATCTGCCGAAGTCAACATTTCGTCGAAGTTATATGATAAAGAGCGTGAAGTCATTAACAAACTTGACAATATTTCATCGGAATGTGTTAACTTGTCAAGTAATCTAGACTTTCATGACAAGAAGATGATGTTCATACAAAGTTTTGATGGAAACGGTTTTATGgattatttacaaataagtgGTTCACCATCTGTATGGCATTTTCACGTGCCCGGGGCCATGGCAAGGCTTGTCAACGCCACAAGATACGACACAAACGGTGTCCAAGGTCGACTGGAGGTTTACGTGAATAAAGAGTGGGGATCAGTATGTGATAGGGCCGTTCATGATGACGATTATGATGGTACAGAGCAAGATACAGTTGCCTGTAGAACCCTGGGCGCGAGTTTTACCAAAGGGTTGGCCCTGCCTAACACTCCGTTTGGTCTGAATACGAAACGTATTGTGATGAGTAAAGAATGTGATGGCCACGAACAGTCATTGTTTGATTGTAGAAACTACAGCATCGTTTGGCGTCGAATTACTTGCCGCAAACGTGAAGTACACTTGCGTTGTTTCGCATAAAGATTTGGCAATGAGACTGGACATTTGTTACAGAAATGTGGACAGTGATTGGGATCATGAGTACATGTTTGAGCGTAGAGGTCAGAGACCGAATAGTTAAGGAAGTGACTATCTGtgatgttttaatgaatgtttagATCAACCGTTTCGGCTATGAAAATTGATTAGAAACTACTAATTgcacaaataaatatatacggATGCATGAACCTAATAGTTATGAGAATAAAACAAGTTTACACGTATGTAATAGTTTAACGTATTTAATTCAACATATACATTTGATCGCTTTGTCATACAGTAATACACGTATTTTAGAAAGAAACGTATGAATAATATATGAATCACTTGGAATTTCTTCTTACTAGCCTAATAAattcaatacacatttttatacctgtgttataattatatcttgacattgtttttatttcgacCAATTAATTAGGATTAAACTATTTGCCgcaaattgtattatttttatcagtttgtgaatgagtcatgtgataaaataatGACACATGagttg
Coding sequences:
- the LOC128221085 gene encoding uncharacterized protein LOC128221085 gives rise to the protein MVISVILFVVVIAAVTTFGNADITSLEKKVDLISSMQSFVLQDMMLIKGKLANTDVKLEQLFNQIDKLQSSEHERVSTEKGIEQTSAKVVQQVSERIDHQKLGQSDAWVSEESAATLEDLENKVTAMANESSAKQEVLEQKVNEIHNAVKLMGTGMATVANTLNRVKRGFAKEKLSMLNEVVALKEATANVKKAIEDVFVDFNKTMDTIEHRQTEIITKLKTDIETMVTYASDNIAETVENESLKATRLLQDTLNYIGKNVQQLSSEISSAEVNISSKLYDKEREVINKLDNISSECVNLSSNLDFHDKKMMFIQSFDGNGFMDYLQISGSPSVWHFHVPGAMARLVNATRYDTNGVQGRLEVYVNKEWGSVCDRAVHDDDYDGTEQDTVACRTLGASFTKGLALPNTPFGLNTKRIVMSKECDGHEQSLFDCRNYSIVWRRITCRKREVHLRCFA